A DNA window from Myxococcales bacterium contains the following coding sequences:
- a CDS encoding outer membrane beta-barrel protein: MRSFGTTVAVAIAGLLFFTQFALASEEEEGNALSSMLENTSIDGWVAASYNYNFEGFDGNQTGGQPLSGYENTNSFQLDQAWISIDNAATEDSRGGAHLDYQWGTIGGDLDGNLFSAYVSYLAPVGDGVNLDLGLLPTMIGAEVPQTNANFNITRGLVWEIQPVTNVGAVFSTDFMGFGVALGILNDTISGAVADNNNEKALTAQISKSGDDWSATGTIVWGDEGGVDTGFYDLVLTCDGMESVSAWFNYTLVDADDIGQIHGIALAARMALNDDMGVALRGEVRILDLDGFSSDSSYSITATGDYALTSHLQAKAEIRIDIDADGFKGSDGTPGDEDVSALILAQLVYTF; the protein is encoded by the coding sequence ATGCGATCTTTTGGTACGACAGTGGCCGTCGCAATCGCCGGCCTGCTGTTCTTTACGCAATTCGCTCTGGCGTCTGAGGAGGAAGAGGGGAATGCGCTCTCTTCCATGCTCGAAAACACCTCGATCGATGGGTGGGTAGCTGCAAGCTACAACTACAACTTTGAGGGGTTTGACGGCAATCAGACCGGCGGCCAACCTTTGAGTGGGTACGAGAACACCAACTCGTTCCAGCTCGACCAGGCCTGGATCTCCATCGACAATGCGGCCACAGAAGACAGTCGCGGCGGTGCCCATCTCGACTATCAGTGGGGCACGATCGGAGGCGACCTCGATGGCAACCTGTTCTCAGCCTATGTCAGCTACCTGGCACCGGTTGGCGATGGCGTCAACCTCGACCTCGGTTTGCTGCCTACGATGATCGGCGCTGAGGTTCCACAGACCAATGCGAACTTCAACATTACTCGCGGCTTGGTGTGGGAAATTCAACCGGTGACCAACGTCGGTGCAGTATTCAGCACTGATTTCATGGGCTTTGGAGTCGCCCTCGGTATTTTGAATGACACAATTTCCGGAGCCGTAGCCGACAACAACAACGAGAAAGCTCTGACCGCTCAGATTTCGAAGAGTGGGGATGATTGGTCGGCAACCGGCACGATTGTCTGGGGCGACGAGGGCGGAGTCGACACTGGCTTCTACGATCTCGTGCTCACTTGCGACGGCATGGAGAGCGTTTCGGCGTGGTTCAACTACACCTTGGTCGATGCGGACGATATAGGACAGATCCACGGCATCGCACTAGCTGCGCGTATGGCGTTGAACGACGACATGGGCGTTGCGCTTCGCGGCGAAGTGAGGATTTTGGACCTGGACGGTTTTAGCAGTGACAGTTCATACTCGATCACGGCTACCGGCGACTACGCCCTGACCAGTCATTTGCAGGCCAAGGCTGAAATCCGGATCGACATCGACGCGGACGGGTTCAAAGGCAGCGACGGAACACCTGGAGACGAAGACGTCTCCGCGCTGATCTTGGCACAGTTGGTGTACACGTTCTAG
- a CDS encoding FG-GAP repeat protein yields the protein MTRTFDCSFGDKFNNIFELQLILALVLLGAGACAEGGGGSGDAGCAGLDCKLVAPDGAAGNFFGGSVALDANVVTIGAVGHDENGFSSGSAYVYRFDGATWVAEQRLTASDGAADDFFGAALAVDGDLIAVGANMDDDPAANSGSAYVFRFDGSAWVEEEKLTTLSGTSENDFFGSAVAVEADLVDGDVIAVAAPGENFIFVSGVVYMYRYDAMTMLWTQEQRIVPIASISRSFGTALSLDGGVIAIGDNGFNSFQTSPGTTGSVDIYRFDSGTSNWVFEQALVASDGAADDLFGGSVSLKGNVLVVGAGGSDSAGPESGSAYVYRFNGTTWDQEAKLTPDAGASEDDFFGGSVSIGTNLIVVGAQNDAGSAFRSGSAYVYRYDTMTMLWSQDRKLTADDGAAGNNFGVSVAVDGEVTVVGAQFDDPNGELSGSAYVIGL from the coding sequence ATGACGCGGACCTTCGACTGCAGCTTCGGCGACAAGTTCAACAACATCTTCGAACTACAACTCATTTTGGCCCTGGTCTTGCTCGGCGCGGGCGCGTGTGCTGAGGGTGGTGGCGGCAGCGGTGACGCGGGCTGCGCCGGACTCGACTGCAAACTCGTTGCCCCGGATGGTGCGGCGGGCAACTTCTTTGGCGGTTCGGTGGCCCTCGATGCAAACGTGGTCACGATCGGAGCCGTCGGCCACGACGAGAATGGTTTTTCCTCCGGCTCGGCCTATGTCTACCGCTTCGATGGCGCGACATGGGTCGCGGAGCAGAGGCTCACGGCTTCCGATGGCGCGGCGGACGATTTCTTTGGCGCAGCGTTGGCGGTCGACGGCGACCTGATCGCGGTTGGCGCAAACATGGACGACGACCCCGCTGCTAATTCCGGCTCGGCCTATGTGTTCCGCTTCGATGGCTCGGCCTGGGTCGAAGAGGAAAAATTGACGACGCTCTCGGGCACTTCCGAAAATGACTTCTTTGGCAGTGCGGTGGCCGTCGAAGCAGACCTCGTCGACGGAGACGTCATCGCCGTAGCTGCCCCCGGAGAGAATTTCATTTTTGTTTCGGGCGTAGTCTATATGTACCGCTATGACGCAATGACAATGCTCTGGACCCAGGAACAGAGAATCGTGCCCATCGCCAGCATCAGTCGAAGTTTTGGCACCGCACTCAGCCTGGACGGAGGCGTGATCGCGATCGGAGACAACGGCTTCAACTCTTTCCAAACGAGTCCCGGCACCACGGGTTCTGTCGATATCTACCGCTTCGACTCAGGAACCTCGAACTGGGTTTTCGAACAAGCGCTCGTCGCCTCCGACGGCGCGGCAGACGACTTGTTCGGCGGATCCGTGTCGCTGAAGGGAAACGTGCTCGTGGTTGGAGCCGGGGGAAGCGACAGCGCTGGGCCCGAGTCCGGCTCGGCCTATGTCTACCGCTTCAATGGCACAACATGGGACCAAGAGGCAAAGTTGACGCCGGACGCTGGCGCTTCCGAGGATGACTTCTTCGGCGGATCGGTGTCTATTGGTACCAACTTGATTGTGGTCGGGGCGCAGAACGACGCAGGCAGCGCCTTCCGATCGGGCTCGGCCTACGTCTACCGCTACGACACGATGACGATGCTGTGGAGCCAGGATCGCAAACTCACTGCCGATGACGGAGCCGCGGGGAACAACTTTGGCGTCTCGGTAGCGGTCGACGGAGAAGTCACCGTGGTCGGAGCCCAATTCGACGACCCCAACGGTGAGCTGTCCGGCTCGGCCTACGTCATAGGCTTGTAA
- a CDS encoding nuclear transport factor 2 family protein, which yields MSETLSLAEKSARQLTKAEMGITEGLPLEIADGGPDEVRRGVQMLMDMEAIRQLKHAYFRCLDTANFEELADLFHDDVLVHFIGGSYEWKFQGKDDYLKAVREAFTCEAVGHHNGHHPEIQMLSETEATGIWYLADNMWVMNFNFFTCGTALYWDRYLKVDGRWVIKDTRYRRIYEINRVLDERPPLSTHHLAAHGTKLNGGA from the coding sequence ATGAGCGAAACACTCTCGCTTGCCGAAAAATCCGCACGACAACTCACCAAAGCCGAAATGGGGATCACCGAGGGACTTCCCTTGGAGATCGCCGATGGAGGACCTGACGAAGTTCGCCGCGGGGTTCAGATGTTGATGGACATGGAAGCCATTCGACAGCTGAAGCACGCCTACTTCCGCTGTCTAGACACCGCCAACTTTGAAGAACTCGCCGATCTGTTCCACGACGACGTCTTGGTTCATTTCATAGGGGGCAGCTATGAATGGAAATTTCAGGGCAAAGACGACTACCTCAAAGCCGTTCGCGAAGCGTTCACCTGCGAAGCGGTGGGGCATCACAACGGACATCATCCAGAAATTCAGATGCTGAGCGAAACCGAAGCCACGGGGATCTGGTACCTGGCGGACAACATGTGGGTGATGAATTTCAACTTCTTCACCTGCGGGACTGCACTCTATTGGGATCGCTACCTCAAAGTAGATGGCCGCTGGGTCATCAAAGACACGCGGTACCGTCGGATCTACGAAATCAACCGCGTGCTCGACGAGCGTCCCCCCTTGTCGACACACCATCTCGCGGCCCATGGCACGAAATTGAACGGGGGCGCGTAA
- a CDS encoding glutathione peroxidase: protein MSSMHDFTMSSITGDKVNLSDFAGQICLVVNVATQUGLTPQYAGLRTLHEENKAKGFQVLAFPCNQFGEQEPGTDAEILEFATSKYGATFPMFSKIEVNGDGACELYQYLKAGNPDGDGNEDIAWNFSKFLVGKDGEVLSRFAPTVTPEEIGEKLAELL from the coding sequence ATGTCGAGCATGCACGATTTTACGATGAGTTCCATCACGGGAGACAAGGTCAATCTCTCGGACTTCGCCGGCCAGATTTGTCTGGTGGTCAACGTCGCGACTCAGTGAGGCCTTACCCCTCAGTACGCAGGTCTGCGTACCTTGCACGAAGAGAACAAGGCCAAGGGATTCCAGGTTCTGGCCTTTCCATGCAATCAGTTTGGTGAGCAGGAACCGGGTACCGATGCGGAGATCCTCGAGTTTGCGACCTCGAAATACGGCGCGACGTTTCCGATGTTTTCCAAAATCGAAGTCAACGGCGATGGTGCGTGTGAACTCTATCAATACCTGAAGGCCGGGAATCCCGATGGCGACGGCAACGAAGACATCGCCTGGAATTTCAGCAAGTTTCTGGTCGGAAAAGACGGCGAAGTCTTGTCCCGGTTCGCTCCGACCGTGACTCCGGAAGAAATCGGAGAGAAGCTCGCGGAACTACTCTGA
- a CDS encoding DUF4102 domain-containing protein — protein MKAKLNNSKISQLQSEAANKGNPAEGHDSQTEGLGIVLHPSGKGVWRIDYRDPISGKRRRRKIGKFPAVTIVHARQVASEKFQRVALGCSSSARFGDLNRTWIGQADAQLCESIGRLLPCGGGSLSCHRARSYRSAEADFEIGDEA, from the coding sequence ATGAAAGCAAAACTCAATAATTCGAAGATCTCCCAGCTCCAGAGCGAGGCGGCCAACAAGGGCAACCCCGCAGAGGGGCATGACAGTCAGACCGAGGGTCTCGGCATCGTGTTGCACCCGTCGGGCAAGGGCGTCTGGCGAATCGACTACCGCGATCCGATCAGCGGCAAACGCCGACGAAGAAAGATCGGGAAGTTCCCGGCCGTGACGATCGTCCATGCGAGGCAGGTTGCCTCTGAGAAGTTCCAGCGGGTAGCACTGGGGTGTAGCTCGTCAGCAAGATTCGGAGATTTGAACAGAACCTGGATCGGCCAAGCAGATGCGCAACTTTGCGAGTCCATAGGCCGTTTACTACCCTGCGGAGGGGGCTCTCTATCGTGCCATCGTGCGAGGAGCTATCGGTCGGCAGAGGCTGATTTCGAGATTGGGGATGAGGCGTGA
- a CDS encoding DUF1415 domain-containing protein produces the protein MSEDPIILATRRWVDKMVIGLGLCPFAEPSISRAGLRMTLCTTSDLQVLCKALIDNLLFMQSDEGQQLDSLLLIHPHALNDFEQYNNFLDLCDQILADLSLVGEFQIASFHPQYRFEGNAADDVGNYTNRSPYPMLHLLRESSVARAVQEHSGTESIPEHNIRRLEALGKEALEAMLADCRRAQPD, from the coding sequence TTGAGCGAGGATCCGATCATCCTTGCCACCCGTCGGTGGGTCGACAAAATGGTCATCGGCCTGGGACTCTGTCCGTTTGCAGAGCCCTCGATCTCCCGCGCTGGCTTGCGCATGACGCTCTGCACGACCAGCGATCTCCAGGTCTTGTGCAAAGCCCTGATCGACAATCTGTTGTTCATGCAGTCCGACGAAGGACAGCAACTCGACAGCCTCCTGCTGATTCATCCCCATGCGCTAAATGATTTTGAGCAGTACAACAACTTTCTCGATCTCTGCGACCAGATCCTTGCAGATCTCTCCCTGGTCGGTGAGTTCCAAATTGCCAGCTTTCATCCGCAATACCGCTTCGAGGGCAACGCGGCGGACGACGTCGGCAATTACACCAACCGCTCACCGTATCCGATGCTGCACCTGCTCCGGGAATCCAGTGTTGCCCGGGCCGTGCAAGAGCATTCCGGAACGGAGTCGATTCCCGAGCACAACATCCGTCGTCTCGAGGCGCTGGGGAAAGAAGCGCTGGAGGCGATGCTGGCCGATTGCCGGAGAGCTCAACCCGACTAG